The following are encoded in a window of Solidesulfovibrio magneticus RS-1 genomic DNA:
- a CDS encoding DUF6573 family protein, translated as MDDNRNLIFSYTRAQAIEDGVLIDVTAQAKEAGFKIHTVVTDNLFHTYIAPPAGLEGEGQSVFGRLHDLFMVLRTAILGKSATDYLELDVLFLMAPGRRERVRIITVVGPGDDGEPVMTCMLEGDD; from the coding sequence ATGGACGACAACCGGAACCTGATTTTCTCTTACACCCGCGCCCAGGCCATCGAGGACGGCGTCTTGATCGACGTGACCGCCCAAGCGAAGGAGGCCGGCTTCAAAATCCACACCGTCGTCACCGACAACCTGTTCCACACCTACATCGCGCCGCCGGCTGGCCTGGAAGGCGAGGGGCAAAGTGTTTTCGGGCGGCTCCACGATCTCTTCATGGTCCTGCGAACGGCCATCCTCGGCAAATCCGCTACGGATTACCTCGAACTTGACGTTCTTTTCCTGATGGCACCCGGTCGCCGCGAGCGTGTTCGGATCATCACTGTCGTCGGTCCTGGTGATGACGGCGAACCGGTCATGACCTGCATGCTGGAAGGCGACGATTAG